In Mastacembelus armatus chromosome 5, fMasArm1.2, whole genome shotgun sequence, a single genomic region encodes these proteins:
- the mych gene encoding myelocytomatosis oncogene homolog produces the protein MLQSFAQSQDWLYTEPLLFDDEFCQSLMKDLQTLPTPPQSPPMKTGLGCSKPLSKEDQLSYVSDILLEDHDMQLNWNFFYSDAEEKEGEPSQPCSPLEESGEDCLWQCLAADRNLEEKLVSTMLSTSPLLSDIDTSIFEEIAGSTLDCQNLMDTQETSEATSDYGSTGGELSTYSSDSEEEIDVVTVVRCPSSPSPLPSLADQSARQQKQEEDHRALQRHHIEIHLQHNYAAPCPASPPPPPSSSNKRPRGSDSSSRFHHSSRSSSSSSSSSRYHHHHSSRNSTENEDEEERRRTHNVMERQRRNELKNCFMRLRDNVPELSHNDKASKVVILKKARDCIYDLEDKAHRLQSKRDKLRAKQEELKARLEQLRS, from the exons ATGTTGCAAAGCTTCGCACAGTCGCAGGATTGGCTTTACACAGAGCCGCTGCTCTTTGATGATGAGTTCTGCCAGAGTTTAATGAAGGACCTTCAGACCTTGCCGACACCGCCGCAGTCTCCCCCCATGAAAACTGGTCTGGGTTGCAGTAAACCTCTATCCAAGGAGGACCAGCTGAGCTATGTGTCGGACATCCTGCTGGAAGACCACGACATGCAGCTGAACTGGAACTTCTTTTACTCCGATGCTGAAGAGAAGGAGGGCGAGCCCAGCCAGCCCTGCTCTCCTCTCGAGGAGAGCGGCGAGGACTGCCTGTGGCAGTGCCTGGCAGCAGACAGAAACTTGGAGGAGAAGCTGGTCTCCACAATGCTCAGCACCAGCCCTTTGCTGTCTGATATTGACACCAGCATCTTTGAGGAGATTGCAGGCTCAACGCTGGATTGCCAGAACCTGATGGATACTCAGGAAACCAGCGAAGCCACATCAGACTATGGATCAACCGGTGGCGAGCTGTCCACCTATTCAAGTGACTCCG AAGAGGAGATTGACGTGGTGACGGTGGTGCGCTGTCCCTCCAGCCCGTCCCCACTGCCCTCATTGGCTGACCAATCTGCTCGTCAGCAGAAGCAGGAAGAGGATCATCGGGCTCTCCAGCGTCACCACATTGAGATCCATCTTCAACACAACTATGCTGCACCATGTCCagcctcaccaccaccacctccctcCTCATCCAACAAACGACCAAGAGGGAGTGACAGCTCATCACGCTTCCACCACTCTTCCCGCAGCTCGTCTTCATCATCGTCCTCGTCGCggtaccaccaccaccactcaTCCCGAAACTCAACGGAGAACGAGGATGAGGAGGAACGGCGGCGGACTCATAATGTGATGGAGCGGCAGCGACGAAATGAGCTGAAGAACTGTTTCATGCGCCTGCGTGACAACGTGCCAGAATTGTCACACAATGACAAGGCATCCAAGGTTGTGATCTTGAAGAAAGCCAGAGACTGCATCTATGACCTGGAGGACAAGGCCCACAGACTGCAATCCAAGAGGGACAAACTTAGAGCTAAACAGGAAGAGCTGAAAGCCAGGCTGGAGCAGCTACGCAGCTAA